A segment of the Nostoc sp. TCL26-01 genome:
AGTTATTTCTTTGCCAACGGAGGCTAAGTTGCTGGATATTGCCTTTACTGGTAATCCTCAGCATGGTTTTTTGGTTGGTAGTAAAGCCACGCTTCTGGAAACCAATGATGGTGGTAATACTTGGCAACCAATGAATTTATCACTGGATGATGATAGATACCGTTTTGACTCGGTGAGTTTTGCGGGTAAAGAGGGTTGGATTGCTGGGGAGCCTTCTTTATTACTACATACTACTGATGAGGGTCGTTCTTGGTCACGGATTGCTTTAAGCGAAAAGTTACCAGGAAACCCAATTGCTATCCAGGCTTTAGCAGCAAACTCGGCGGAGATGGCGACAGATGTGGGAGCTATCTATAAAACCACAGATGGTGGTAAAAACTGGAAAGCTCAGGTAGAAGCGGCTGTTGGGGTTGTACGTAACTTGGAACGTTCTGCTGATGGTAAGTATGTGGCAGTTTCGGCTAAGGGTAGTTTCTATTCTGTGTGGGAACCGGGACAAAATGCCTGGGTTCCTCATAATCGCAACAGTTCCCGCCGTGTAGAAAATATGGGCTTTTCCCAGGATGGACAGTTGTGGTTGCTGGCTAGAGGTGGTCAGGTACAGTTTAGTGACCCGGCTAAACCGGAAGAGTGGCTAGATGCAGAAAACCCGGAACTGTCTACCAGTTGGGGTTTGCTGGATTTGGCTTATCGCACACCCACAGAAATTTGGGTCAGTGGCGGTAGTGGAAATTTATTGCTGAGTACTGATGGTGGTAAAACCTGGGAGAAAGACCGAGATGTAGAAGAAGTCGCAGCTAATTTTTACAAGGTGATCTTTCTCAACGAAAATCAGGGGTTTGTGATTGGCGATCGCGGTGTCTTGCTAAAATACCAACCTGATGTAGCTAAATCTCCCGAAGTACAACCTGCTGCTTAGGTATCCAAAATTGTTTTCTGAGAAGAACGTTGCAAGATGTAACTCTTTCTAAACTTTGTAGGATAATAAACTCAATAGTAATCATTCTGAAGGTAGGGATCTAAATGTCAGGGACTACTGGGGAACGTCCGTTTTCCGATATTATTACCAGTGTTCGTTACTGGGTAATTCACAGTATCACCATTCCAGCTCTATTTATCGCTGGTTGGCTATTTGTCAGCACAGGCCTTGCTTACGATGTGTTTGGTACTCCTCGTCCTAATGAGTATTTCACACAAGCACGGCAAGAACTGCCCATTGTGAATAATCGTTTTGAAGCCAAAAAACAAGTTGAACAACTTATAGGAAAGTAGTTTGCCATCATGACTAGCGGTAATAACATCAATCAACCTGTTACCTATCCTATTTTTACGGTGCGATGGCTAGCAGTTCACACACTAGCTGTACCTACTGTATTCTTTTTGGGCGCGATCGCCTCAATGCAGTTTATTCAACGCTAGTTTTTCACTAGGAGTAAATCATGGAAAGAACGCCCAATCCTAATAATCAGCCGGTAGAACTAAACCGGACTTCGCTTTACCTGGGACTATTACTGATCTTTGTTCTAGGGATTCTCTTCTCCAGTTATTTCTTTAACTAACTGGAAAGTTGTTTTGAATTTTCGTTTATTTAACCTGTGTTGATTTGTTGTTAAGGGAGGAGAAGTCGTGTCAGCAGGAAGTGGGAGAATACCCCTGTGGGTCGTCGCTACGATCGCAGGTTTAGGCGTAATTACTGTTGTAGGTATCTTTTTCTATGGAGCCTACGCTGGAATCGGTTCTTCAATTTAATTAGACTGGATTTTCTAGCTTTTGTTTAGAAAATAGCATTAAAATACCGCCTGTCTCTTACAGATAGGCGGTATTATTTTTAGTCATTAGTCATTAGTCATTAGAAAAGTAGGTTGGGTTGAGGCTTTGCGTAACCCAACATGATCTGAGCAACTCAATGTCAGTAAATAGGTGAGTTCATTAGAAGTACGTTGGGTTGAGGCTTTGGGAAACCCAACACCTTGATCTATGTTGGGTTTTTAAGATTCATGTTGGGTTGCGCTTCGCTTAACCCAACCTACGCCTGACGTAATTCGTAATACGTAATACGTAATTACAATCTCCATCAATAAATTCAGAAATGTAGTGATGAATGTGCTTTATATTTTGATTGGTGATCAGTATTGTACGTGTTGCCAACCATATTGTAGAGACGTTGCATTGCAACGTCTCTACAGGATCTTGGTGATATGCAAGGGTAAAAGCTGAATAAGTAATAGGTGAAAACTGTAGCGTTAAGTCACATATTACTTATCATACTTGGGTGCATTAAGCAATATCTTCGCTCTCGATGTAGACAAAGAGAAATGCGAAGGTGACAATTGGTAGAACCCAACCAATAACGGGAACAAAGATAGCAGACAAGTAAGAAGTGCTAGCCAAGATAGAAGGCACAAATTCTAATGCCATAGTAAATTTTCCTCTTAAATCACACTACAATTCAAAATGAGCTTACTGCAAATTTAGCCAGTTTTTTAAAATTCTCAAGATTTTTAACACAGTCTCGGTTGAGCCAGTATTTATAAGCCAAGTAAGTCATTTAATGTGACATCAGGTAAGTCAGGAGGAATTACTGTTTTGACTACTGTAACTTTATGACTTTCTTGTTGAGTGACAGTGTTGAGGGCGATCGCTTCTAAACGAATTTCTAAGCAGCCAAAGGGAATATTTAGCTGTGTCATTACTTCCAGATTTCCACTAGAGTTGGGTAGCAAATCTGTGAGCAAGTGGGGGCCATCTAATAACCAACGAGTTTGGCAATCTTCCACCCACAACTTAATTACAACTTGTGGTGCTACTTGTGGTAGTTCTACCCGCACTCTGATCAATTTACCAGCAACTAGTTCTCCTTCCGGTACATATAGTTGGGGAATGGGTAAGGGTTCTTGAATTCCTGGGGGAGCGATCGCTTGCTGATCTTCTGCTACAAATTTATTTGTTGTTTGTTGTTCCGGTTCGCTCTCACCATCATCGACAACAATTTCCTGGGTTAACCAAGTCTCTGGGATGGGAGTTGGTGTTTCTGGTTCTAAGGAAACGGTGTCTAATTCTGTGGTTTCCTGATTTTCTGCTGCTATCACCATCTCTTGTGATGAAAAACTAGTTTCCTCGTCGCCAGTTTCCCTACTCAGGGTGGGGGTATGTGGTTCTTCTGGGGTTATTTGCTGGGTGGGCAGATCATCATCGGGATTTGGGGAAATGGAGGTAGGTGGTTCTTCTGGGGTTATTTGCTGGGTGGGCAGATCATCATCGAAAGTTGGGGAAATAGGGGTAGGTGGTGCTTCTGGGGTTATTTGCTCATGATCTGTTTGGGGAAAAACTTCTGGTACAGAGTAGCCTTGACTCTGCATCCACTTGCGAATGAGAGGGGAAGAGTAAGGACTGACTGGGGTGACGGATTTTTCTGTGATAAAGCGATCGCTGACATCAGCCACGGGTGCTGAGGCTGTTAATTCTGTGGTTTCTGTGGGTGCTGATACTACATCAGCTTGAGTTGGCAAAGTATCTAGCGCATCCTCTAATTTATCTTCTTGTGGTGTGAGTGGTAGAGCAACTTGTGGCGATGTTTCCTCAACTAGGGGATTTAATTCGTCGGTAACTGGGCTGGTGGTGATTTCCTCTGGGCTAAGTGAAGTTGGTAGAGGTTTTAATTCCTCAGTAACTGCGCTGGCTGCGATTTCATCTGGGCTAGGCAAGGTTGAGAGAGGTTTTAAGTAAGGTAAGGTACTGCCTAAAATCCGCGATCGCTTTTGTTTAATTAGCAGTTGTTCTAAGTTAATTGGTGCAGGTGTTAAGGGGACTGTCGTTTCTTCTTGTTCTGGAGAAATAATTTCTAAAGCTGGTTCCGTAACTAAGTCAGGCGGAACACTGGTATCAATGGGATTTTCTGGCAGTTTTGGTAATTGTGGTATGCGTATATCTGCTGTTTTCTGGAACAGTGATGAGTCAATTTGCTCTGGTATGGGTGTGGTGACTGAGGGAAAAATGGGTGCAGATGTGGGAGGTGTTTTAACTAGATTGAATAGTCCTAAATCGATGCTGGGTGTTGGTACATCTGGTGCAGTTTCCCTTGGTTCATTAACTGGAGTAGCTGGTGATGGATGTGTAACTGCGAGTAAATCTGCAACATCTGCTGTAATTGTGAATGACTGATTTGCTAACAGTGTCACTTCTCCACTATTGGCAACAGCGCCAGACAGACTAATATCTGCCAAAATTAGCTTAGATTCACAGTCAGCCGGAATATCGATGACGGAACGAATTGTTAAAGGTAGTGATTTATCGGCTAGGGATTGTCTAATCTGGGTTAAGAGTTCTGATCTTTGAGGCGATCGCAGTTCGATTTTCAGTTCCAAGTTGTAGAGGTGTTCTATCTTTGCCAACTGGGAATCTGCTGCTAACTCTACCTGTCCATAAATCGTTAGTAAATGTCCCCAACGAGTGATGTAGGTTTCCCGATCTAAAGTTAGGCTCAGAGGCAGTGATGGTTGCTGTATCGGCTCATCTTCGACTATTTCTTCTGGTAACAGAGATTCGGTAGTCGGTAAAGCTAAATCAATTAAGTTTTGTAAAATTTGTTCTGCTGTTTCACCCTTCACCCACACTGGGTTAACTGGCTCATTAATGGCTGCGTCTTCTTGATCTGGGGAAAACTCTGTACTCAGCCAATAACTCTGAGTATTCGGTGGCAAGCTACTATCAGGCAGGGGATTGGACGTTACATTACTTTCTGTCGCTGATTGTGGCTGATCTGGTAATGGCGGGATGACTTGCAGATTAACACTATATTGCCAGGATTGACCAAGCATATCTGACATCAAATCGCCAGAACAGCGTAACTCCCAAAGGCCAGATTTGAGGTAAGTAAAGGGAATTACTGCCATTAAACCTTCTGCATTAGTGCGACGCGATCGCTTTTGCACTCTGCGCTTGGGTGGAACTTCCTCGGTAGAAAAGTGAGTGACGCGCACTTCCATATCAGTATTAGGTAGGTGAGAACGAGCTAAAACTCGATACCTACCCTCGAAAATCTCTGTGTTTGGCGATTCCAGAGCTTGCCAAGAGCGATCGCCCTGTTTCTGAATCAGAAATTGCCACTGTTCCATTGTAAGTGATGCCCAGACCGAAAATCAGCTGAGTAATATTTTGTCTTATATTGCTTGCAGTTTACCTCAGCAATCGGTAATTGCATACTTGTAATTTAAGATTTTGATTTAAAAACTGTAAACTCAGAGATTGCACCTAACTGAATA
Coding sequences within it:
- a CDS encoding photosynthesis system II assembly factor Ycf48, with protein sequence MVIVKSWQKIFSLLMVVLLCIGCSKVPSTTYNPWAVISLPTEAKLLDIAFTGNPQHGFLVGSKATLLETNDGGNTWQPMNLSLDDDRYRFDSVSFAGKEGWIAGEPSLLLHTTDEGRSWSRIALSEKLPGNPIAIQALAANSAEMATDVGAIYKTTDGGKNWKAQVEAAVGVVRNLERSADGKYVAVSAKGSFYSVWEPGQNAWVPHNRNSSRRVENMGFSQDGQLWLLARGGQVQFSDPAKPEEWLDAENPELSTSWGLLDLAYRTPTEIWVSGGSGNLLLSTDGGKTWEKDRDVEEVAANFYKVIFLNENQGFVIGDRGVLLKYQPDVAKSPEVQPAA
- the psbE gene encoding cytochrome b559 subunit alpha; translation: MSGTTGERPFSDIITSVRYWVIHSITIPALFIAGWLFVSTGLAYDVFGTPRPNEYFTQARQELPIVNNRFEAKKQVEQLIGK
- the psbF gene encoding cytochrome b559 subunit beta — translated: MTSGNNINQPVTYPIFTVRWLAVHTLAVPTVFFLGAIASMQFIQR
- a CDS encoding photosystem II reaction center protein L, yielding MERTPNPNNQPVELNRTSLYLGLLLIFVLGILFSSYFFN
- a CDS encoding photosystem II reaction center protein J, whose product is MSAGSGRIPLWVVATIAGLGVITVVGIFFYGAYAGIGSSI
- the psaI gene encoding photosystem I reaction center subunit VIII, coding for MALEFVPSILASTSYLSAIFVPVIGWVLPIVTFAFLFVYIESEDIA